The following DNA comes from Noviherbaspirillum sp. L7-7A.
GTTTCGGCGCCGCAGCGGCCTTGATTGCGCGCTATTGGCCAGGCGCAGCGATTTCGATGATGGCCTGGATGACCGCAGCGCCACCGCCTTGTTCCGGATACTTCAGGAATCACTGACCAATGTGCTGCGCCATGCCCAGGCCAGCCGCGTGGAGGTCGAGCTTGACCGGGACGCCAGCCAGTTCCAGATGCGCATTGCGGACGATGGCGTGGGCATGAGCCCGAACCGCATGCGCACGCCGACCACCTTTGGCTTGCAGGGAATGCGGGAACGGCTGCGGATGCTGGACGGCAGCCTGCAGATCATCAGCGTTCCAGACCAGGGCACCGAGTTGCGGATTACGATCCCGGTGCGCGTTTGTCCAAAGGCGGCGCTGCCCTGACCGGCTTGGACCGCCAGAACATGGCGTCCTGACGCGCTCTGGCCTGGCTGACTTAAGCCAGACGCGGGAGATCTTGCGCCAAAAAGGCGCGGCGATGAGCCGCAACGCAGCGGCGGGCAGAATTGGGCCGATCGAGAAGTTGCTCGGGCCAAAAGTGCTCTAGCGGCGCGGATAGCCTTCACGGATGATGCGTTCCCACACCACGTTCTTTTCTTCCTCGCTCATGAACACCCAGTTCGCCACTTCAGACACGGTGCGGCCGCAGCCGCGGCAGACTTCGTCGAACAGGGTGGAACAGATGGCGACGCACGGGGTGTCGGGACGATTGGCTGGGGGCTGGTTCATGGAAAGGGCTTGCCGCGGGGAAGCCGCTATTGTACCGGCAGCGGCTGCTCCACGTGCGCCAGCGGCAGGCGCACGACAAACGTGCTGCCCTGCCCCGGGCCCGGGCTGGCTGCGCTGACCTCGCCGCCATGCAGCCTGACCAGCTGGCGCACCAGGGCCAGGCCGATGCCCAGGCCGCCCTGGGCGCGGTCCAGGGTGCCGCTGCCTTGCACGAACACGTCAAACACCCGCTCCACCAGTTCCGGCGGCATGCCGACACCGTTGTCGCTGACAGTCAGCAACGCCGCATTGCCGGCATTGGCGACGTCGACCGTGATGCTGCCGCCGGCAGGCGTGTATTTCAGGGCATTGCCAATCAGGTTGGAAAGGATCTGTTCGATACGGGTCGGGTCGGCCTCGATCCAGCTGGGCACCGCATGGATATCGATCCGATGCTGCTCGACGCGCCCGGTCGTCTGCAGCGACTGCACGCAGTCACGCACCGCCTCGGCCAGGTCCAGCCTGTGCCGCATCAGCGATACCTTGCCATTCATCAGGCGCCCGAGGTCGAGCAAATCATCGACGATACGCGCGAGATGCCGGCTCTGGCGCTTGATGATGACACGCGCCCGCTCGGCGGTTTCGGCCGGCACCGCCGGATGCTCCAGGAGCGCGATGGAATTGCTGATGGCGGCAAGCGGATTGCGCAGTTCATGGCTGAGCATGGCAAGGAATTCATCCTTGGCGCGGTTCTGTTCCTCCGCCAGGCGGCGCGCTTCCTGTTCGCTCACGAACAGTCGCTCCCTTTCCCGCTCTACCCGCTCACGCGACTGCCGTTCCTCTTCCAGCAGCAGGCCGGCGGCATCCAGCGCCGTGTGCAGCCGGTCGAACTCGAGCACGCCGGACGCGAACGGCTGCGGCATTTCACCGCGGCCCAGCGCAGCCGCGGAATCGGCGGCGCTGTCGATCGACAGCGCCATGCGGCGGCTGAAGAATAGCGCCAGGCCGAGGGCGCACAGAATGGCTGCGGCAAGGCCCAGCGACGCCACCAGCACGGCACGACGGGCGGACGCTTCGATAATGTGAACCGGAATGCCAACCGCCACCGTCCAGCCTGAAATAGCCAGCCGGGTATAGGCGTCATAGACCTTGATGCCTTCGCGGGTGTCATGCTGCAGCACGCCTTCCGGCGAGCGGCGCGACCCTTCGAACAGTTCCTTGCGAACCGGCTTGCCCACCAGCTCCTCGGCGCGGTGGGAGCGTGCAATGGAGAGGCCATCGCGGTCGAACAGGCCGATGATGTAATGCTGCGGTATCTTGCCGCGGCTGAGCTGCTTGCTCAGCTGGCTGGGAAGGAAAGCCTGATTCAGCACATAGCGGCGCTTGTCATCCAGGATCACCGGCACCTCCAGCGTCACCACCTGCGCCCCGACCACATTGCCCCTGGTCAGGTTCGATATACGGGTCTGGCCGGTGCGCAGCACTTCGCGCCCCAGCTCGGGGCGGCCGCGCCGCGGCAGGTCGGTACCATACGGCACCAGGGTATTGACCAGCTGCTGGCCTTCCTCGTCGAATAGCACGGTCCAGGATGTGCCATCCTGATTGACGTCGCTGGCGCGCTGGTGAAAGGCTTGCAGGTCGCCCCTGATCAGGCTCTCGGCCGAGGCGAGGAATTTCGCTTTCGCCTCCGCCATACTCAGTTCCTGTTCCACCGCCAATGCAGTGGCGCGCGACGTTTCCTGCAGGCTGCGCAATGCCGCATCGCGC
Coding sequences within:
- a CDS encoding DUF1289 domain-containing protein, whose amino-acid sequence is MNQPPANRPDTPCVAICSTLFDEVCRGCGRTVSEVANWVFMSEEEKNVVWERIIREGYPRR
- a CDS encoding sensor histidine kinase; protein product: MKARAYLAVMALAVLVPIVLFSTIALSMLLQAERDAALRSLQETSRATALAVEQELSMAEAKAKFLASAESLIRGDLQAFHQRASDVNQDGTSWTVLFDEEGQQLVNTLVPYGTDLPRRGRPELGREVLRTGQTRISNLTRGNVVGAQVVTLEVPVILDDKRRYVLNQAFLPSQLSKQLSRGKIPQHYIIGLFDRDGLSIARSHRAEELVGKPVRKELFEGSRRSPEGVLQHDTREGIKVYDAYTRLAISGWTVAVGIPVHIIEASARRAVLVASLGLAAAILCALGLALFFSRRMALSIDSAADSAAALGRGEMPQPFASGVLEFDRLHTALDAAGLLLEEERQSRERVERERERLFVSEQEARRLAEEQNRAKDEFLAMLSHELRNPLAAISNSIALLEHPAVPAETAERARVIIKRQSRHLARIVDDLLDLGRLMNGKVSLMRHRLDLAEAVRDCVQSLQTTGRVEQHRIDIHAVPSWIEADPTRIEQILSNLIGNALKYTPAGGSITVDVANAGNAALLTVSDNGVGMPPELVERVFDVFVQGSGTLDRAQGGLGIGLALVRQLVRLHGGEVSAASPGPGQGSTFVVRLPLAHVEQPLPVQ